A genome region from Candidatus Zixiibacteriota bacterium includes the following:
- a CDS encoding GTPase domain-containing protein produces MSFAKIFKFGKKGAKMAAPSKDKKKDGGGFDWPSGARVGVFGHSNAGKTVYFTVLNEDCKVARDLQISVTDNATANELLINFKRIWGVGTHAGPGTHVDLREERKFPDLSQRDRVLQLTAIIDRSQKVPVVTYDYPGSAIDISAASDYTDKVADFMANCDGLLFFFDPKVLGSEYQCHTHVASFVSMLEKLAPLEDRLPIPVALVITKADTLPGFSGEEQTVLVGAEEEPVVCQDYETFLERVLTSDRVTRDAAWAGTVRDILVKTKEFIKVVVGRTLDFQIFFVSQTGESPEKVGAEEGRSLYKPPEKVRPVGVRKPMYWLVKAIARNRSLNKMRAFNRWVRLISTGVVIAVSFFYALHFWFFLARVTSLHSATVGDKHESECTVSELNHLSSKYSIYSSNWMVRPLFPAFAIQAHNMARKLDTLETGKSTNLFDDVLKEFGMVIGNEDLWPTPTPTRDGVIHTGRSQLLDNSLNSAVAQTDSGSVPYLRAQRTLELWELFKACIPAMTDPTKLELLHSTIDRYQNTPGVEISSGETQLFIKLLDVKAREEEKKSAATAVVNFPEYVERINGNEDIEYRLDGAVSELEELRKKLVPGSKEYKAIGKYKAAANKFKREATYNYQISYLPDGAHIHVEVTTQAGMPQWTVADEWYKGSTHEITWSPNMVIHVAICLGDNTNCQWGKRATDHTKLDNKYSIFDMDGELLFSSGAKAKFSFSPSLRKGLPKLKD; encoded by the coding sequence GTGAGTTTTGCAAAGATATTCAAGTTCGGCAAGAAGGGCGCCAAGATGGCGGCCCCATCAAAGGATAAGAAAAAGGACGGCGGCGGTTTTGACTGGCCGTCCGGGGCACGGGTTGGTGTTTTCGGCCACAGCAACGCAGGCAAGACGGTCTATTTCACGGTTCTCAATGAAGATTGCAAGGTCGCTCGTGATCTTCAGATTTCTGTGACCGACAACGCTACTGCCAACGAACTGCTTATCAACTTCAAGCGGATTTGGGGAGTCGGTACTCACGCCGGTCCCGGAACGCATGTTGACCTTCGAGAAGAACGCAAATTCCCTGATCTGAGCCAGCGAGATAGAGTCCTGCAACTCACAGCCATCATTGACCGCTCCCAGAAAGTGCCCGTGGTCACCTATGATTACCCTGGCAGCGCAATAGACATTTCAGCTGCAAGCGATTACACCGACAAGGTAGCGGATTTCATGGCCAATTGTGACGGTCTGTTGTTTTTCTTCGATCCCAAAGTACTCGGTTCCGAATATCAATGTCACACCCACGTGGCATCGTTCGTGAGCATGTTGGAGAAACTGGCGCCGCTGGAAGACCGGCTGCCTATTCCGGTAGCCCTGGTAATAACGAAAGCAGACACACTCCCCGGTTTTTCAGGTGAGGAACAGACTGTTCTTGTCGGTGCTGAAGAAGAGCCAGTTGTTTGTCAGGACTATGAAACCTTCCTTGAAAGAGTTCTTACCAGCGACCGAGTCACTCGGGATGCCGCCTGGGCTGGTACCGTGCGCGATATTCTTGTCAAAACAAAGGAGTTCATCAAAGTAGTGGTAGGTCGAACACTGGATTTCCAGATATTCTTCGTATCCCAGACTGGTGAATCACCCGAGAAGGTCGGTGCCGAGGAAGGTCGTTCACTTTATAAACCTCCCGAGAAAGTTCGACCGGTGGGAGTCCGCAAACCGATGTATTGGCTGGTCAAAGCGATCGCTCGTAATCGAAGCCTAAACAAGATGAGAGCGTTCAACCGGTGGGTACGGTTGATATCCACAGGGGTGGTCATCGCGGTGTCGTTCTTCTATGCTTTGCACTTCTGGTTTTTCCTGGCGCGCGTTACGTCGCTACACAGCGCCACAGTTGGCGACAAGCATGAGTCCGAGTGCACTGTGTCAGAACTCAATCATCTGAGCTCGAAATACAGCATCTACTCAAGCAATTGGATGGTGAGACCGTTGTTCCCGGCGTTTGCGATTCAAGCGCACAACATGGCCAGGAAACTGGACACGCTGGAAACAGGAAAATCCACGAATTTGTTTGACGACGTTCTCAAGGAATTCGGTATGGTTATTGGCAATGAGGATTTGTGGCCAACTCCAACGCCAACAAGGGATGGAGTAATCCATACCGGACGGAGCCAGCTTCTGGACAACAGCCTCAACAGTGCCGTGGCGCAAACCGATTCCGGTTCTGTTCCATATCTACGGGCTCAAAGGACTCTGGAGCTCTGGGAACTATTTAAAGCGTGCATCCCGGCCATGACTGATCCGACGAAATTGGAACTTCTCCACAGCACTATTGACCGCTATCAAAATACCCCTGGTGTCGAGATCAGTTCCGGGGAGACTCAGCTCTTCATCAAACTCCTTGACGTAAAGGCTCGTGAGGAGGAAAAGAAAAGCGCAGCAACCGCCGTAGTCAATTTCCCCGAGTATGTTGAACGAATCAACGGCAACGAAGATATTGAATATCGTCTTGATGGTGCCGTGAGCGAACTTGAGGAGCTTCGGAAGAAGTTGGTTCCCGGCTCCAAAGAATACAAAGCCATTGGAAAATACAAAGCCGCGGCCAACAAGTTCAAACGGGAAGCCACTTACAATTATCAGATAAGCTATTTACCCGACGGCGCTCATATTCACGTCGAGGTAACCACACAGGCCGGAATGCCACAGTGGACAGTCGCAGATGAGTGGTACAAAGGCTCGACCCATGAAATAACGTGGTCGCCGAATATGGTCATACACGTTGCTATCTGTCTGGGGGACAACACAAATTGTCAGTGGGGAAAGAGAGCTACCGATCACACCAAACTTGACAACAAATACTCAATATTCGATATGGATGGCGAGCTACTATTTAGTTCGGGAGCCAAGGCCAAATTCAGTTTCTCTCCCAGTCTCAGAAAGGGACTCCCAAAGCTGAAGGACTAG
- a CDS encoding T9SS type A sorting domain-containing protein, with protein sequence MNKVLLTISLCIGVLLLVLTSTVEAGSLQDPLQVVKDTIRNRPDTPGNCQDYLVTDTLVIWFNRPVSTYSLVGRVTMISRLGEPTPDFLYRDDDDHFEVVSSNGMFTPLDRIGIIINSAVTDLQGDTMEADDTVWAHFGPNVYPGDTDNNGVVDERDILPLGIFWSTADCPRHDVGDLTFVRNSAHSWTQLRATYADADGNGVVDSADICGIAENWGQTQLNGVRSGSQQNFLALAETDRDVIQKLYAALANCDHVSAGAQRLGELLQAAMDQPETEVLPTSFELSQNYPNPFNPTTTIRFYLPLPGRVQLSVFNVTGQEVAVLLDETMPSGYGEIVWNGTDQSDYAVASGLYLYRLTAGETVLTKRMLLLK encoded by the coding sequence ATGAACAAGGTATTGCTGACGATATCATTGTGTATTGGCGTTCTTCTTCTGGTATTGACTTCAACGGTTGAGGCTGGATCGCTGCAAGATCCTCTTCAGGTCGTGAAGGACACTATCAGGAATCGTCCCGATACTCCCGGCAACTGTCAAGATTACCTTGTAACTGACACCCTGGTGATCTGGTTCAACAGGCCGGTTAGTACATATTCGTTGGTAGGCCGTGTGACGATGATCAGCAGGCTTGGGGAACCAACTCCTGACTTCCTTTACCGTGATGATGACGATCATTTTGAAGTTGTTTCTTCCAATGGGATGTTCACACCTCTCGATCGAATTGGGATCATTATCAACTCAGCAGTAACCGATCTACAAGGTGACACAATGGAAGCCGATGACACCGTGTGGGCTCATTTCGGTCCGAACGTCTACCCCGGTGACACTGACAACAACGGCGTTGTTGATGAGCGCGACATACTCCCGCTCGGAATATTCTGGAGTACGGCCGACTGTCCGCGGCATGACGTCGGCGATTTGACATTTGTACGCAACTCTGCCCACAGTTGGACACAGCTCCGGGCCACCTATGCTGATGCCGACGGTAATGGTGTTGTTGACTCTGCTGACATTTGCGGTATTGCCGAAAACTGGGGACAAACCCAATTGAATGGTGTGCGGTCTGGCTCACAGCAGAATTTCCTGGCTCTCGCTGAGACCGATCGTGATGTGATTCAGAAACTGTACGCGGCCCTCGCAAACTGTGACCATGTATCGGCTGGAGCTCAGAGATTGGGTGAATTACTGCAGGCTGCGATGGATCAGCCGGAAACAGAAGTCCTTCCGACAAGCTTCGAATTGAGCCAGAATTATCCCAATCCATTCAACCCGACCACGACCATCCGGTTCTACCTTCCACTACCGGGTCGTGTACAACTATCAGTCTTCAATGTCACAGGGCAGGAAGTAGCGGTGCTGCTTGATGAGACCATGCCTTCAGGCTATGGCGAAATAGTGTGGAATGGTACCGATCAGAGCGATTATGCGGTGGCCAGTGGCCTCTACTTATACCGCCTGACAGCGGGTGAAACAGTCCTCACCAAGCGGATGCTACTGCTGAAGTGA
- a CDS encoding class I fructose-bisphosphate aldolase: MEDWTVIEKIEKMLGDDKGLLTYKCKGIPKSGLHIPGPNFIDDVMILTDRPPTVLRNISALYNHGRLAGSGYVSILPVDQGIEHSGGASFAPNPGLFDPEKIIELAIEGGCNGVASTLGVLGAVSRKYAHKIPFIVKLNHNEMLTYPNKFDQVMFASVENAFNLGAVGVGATIYFGAENGMRQLQEVAAAFTEAHELGMFTVLWCYLRNSAFKKEGVDYHTAADLTGQANHLGVTLAADIVKQKQAETNNGYNAIGFGKTHKKVYSKLTSNNPIDLTRYQVANCYMGRVGLINSGGASKGAGDLEAAVRTAVINKRAGGMGMISGRKAFQRPLKDGVKLLNAIQDVFLCKEVTIA; the protein is encoded by the coding sequence ATGGAGGATTGGACCGTGATTGAAAAGATTGAGAAGATGCTGGGCGATGACAAAGGTCTCCTGACTTACAAGTGCAAAGGGATTCCGAAATCTGGTTTGCATATCCCCGGACCGAATTTCATCGACGATGTGATGATCCTCACCGACCGACCACCGACGGTGCTGCGCAATATCAGCGCATTGTATAACCACGGTCGCCTCGCTGGGTCAGGTTATGTTTCGATTCTGCCAGTGGATCAGGGAATTGAGCATTCCGGCGGAGCTTCATTTGCTCCCAATCCAGGCTTGTTCGACCCTGAAAAGATCATCGAGTTGGCCATTGAGGGCGGCTGCAACGGCGTCGCATCGACCCTCGGTGTGCTGGGGGCCGTGTCGCGCAAGTATGCCCACAAGATTCCCTTCATTGTCAAACTGAACCACAACGAGATGCTCACCTACCCTAACAAGTTCGACCAGGTTATGTTTGCTTCAGTGGAGAACGCGTTCAATCTCGGCGCGGTTGGCGTTGGTGCAACTATCTATTTTGGAGCCGAAAACGGCATGAGGCAACTCCAGGAAGTAGCCGCCGCGTTTACCGAAGCCCACGAATTAGGCATGTTCACTGTTCTGTGGTGTTACCTGCGCAACTCCGCTTTCAAGAAGGAGGGAGTGGACTATCACACTGCGGCTGATCTAACCGGTCAGGCCAACCATCTGGGAGTTACTCTCGCAGCTGATATCGTCAAGCAGAAGCAAGCTGAAACCAATAACGGCTACAATGCTATTGGCTTCGGTAAAACACACAAGAAGGTGTACAGCAAATTGACGAGCAATAACCCTATCGATCTGACCCGATACCAGGTAGCCAACTGCTACATGGGTCGTGTGGGCCTGATCAACTCGGGTGGTGCTTCGAAAGGTGCCGGTGACTTGGAAGCTGCGGTGCGGACCGCGGTCATCAATAAGCGAGCCGGTGGTATGGGGATGATCTCCGGTCGCAAGGCCTTCCAGCGTCCTCTTAAAGATGGCGTCAAGTTGCTCAACGCGATCCAGGATGTTTTCCTGTGCAAGGAAGTAACTATCGCCTGA